DNA from Branchiostoma lanceolatum isolate klBraLanc5 chromosome 6, klBraLanc5.hap2, whole genome shotgun sequence:
AGGTTGAAGCTGTGAAATATAAGACGAACGTAGCGTCCTTCtggcacggtgatcgtccactcacaataCTCATCGTTGTCGTAGTCATTGGGAAAGTTCGATGATGTCACTGTACCTACAGGGGGAGCTGTCAGGGTTTCTGCACATTCAGGATCAGGAGCACTTGTTGGTGTCCATATGACTGAGGAGATGATTAATGTAGTTTGATTACTGTATATAGGAGATTCCTTATACACAACtgggtattgatctcacctgctaacatttcgatgtctatcagacaccttcttcagagcttctgactgaagTACTGTTTCTCACCGCTTTAAGtagccgctataagtagccgaaacgttagcaggtgggATCAATCACTGGTtatgtataaagaatctcctctatcatatattctaccaacttgatgaaattattttcgggagtTTGATTACTGGATTTGCCAAACTACGTGttatttttcttagattttaCAGAGTCATTGGGTTGTTATGAAAAGCCAGATGTATTTTTAGTCTGACGCCTTATTTTGCATCCTGATTTCCAAAACAGATATTGTCTTAAAATGTCAGTCATTTGGtcaatgataatgatacaaTATTCAACAAAAAAGGAACAGACAAAATTGCCTGCGTTTTCGGAATTTACAAACATTACTAGAAGTTGAATACCACCCTTGCCAAGCTGCTGTCTAATGTAGCAATGCTgcactacgcgctccttagcgGAACAtattgggcattaatgctgtattccctctgctccctttgaaacagagcattaatgccagcatacacccctgtccattaatcGTCATTTATTACTCAGTCTTCTTGGACTGCATGGGAAGTGGAAACCCTTTTCCCCTGGCAggtggtcacaccaaattaaccctctgccccAAAACAACAGTCCACCCTTgccaaaaaaaacagttgttgcagggtgctaatgtataggtcaagcatgactaaaggccgtgacagaaagcactaatgctggaaagaagccaactaattggttcaagccttggtccaaggcatggtTGCAAGGACATTGAGGGCAGCCATAATTattatgaaattaccatggcagtgtgcactaaccaagcattagtactgtatatgtatttcttgcattaatgctacattagacaaccgTTTAGCAAGGGCACCATTGTGACTACAGCAATTATCCATTTACACCATAGGCACGACACTTTCTTGAACAGACAAGTTACTAGCTTCTGCTTAACTGTAAATAGttgtattttctatattttttgTGTTGATGATGAATTGGCGTTCATGGTTTTTAAAGTGACCTATTTATTTCGAAGTCAATTCTTTCCAGCGGAAACTGGCAAGAATTAACTATAGCCGGGGAAACCAAAAAAGAAATGTGGACCCGTGTTACATGAATGTTGCAAACGTTACCAATGATAGATGCCATCAGGTTCAAAATCTTATACATTTGTCGTTTCGTTCATAGACCTAAACACGTGCCTAATTTCATTGCAACGCAAATATACAATTTTGAGTTAAACTACTAAACCGTACAATTTTGAGTTACACTACTAAACCGTAATCATTGATTTATACATGTGCTTCAAAACACGTTAGTGGTGAAGGTATAAAAGCGGACTTGCTTGCTGTGATAAAAAGCCTCATAATTACCAGAGTAAGAGAACTGGAATCCAGCATCCACCACTGActcgtcagatgtaaacctcacgaACACCTGGTTAGATGTAGTTGTGATGTTGTCGACTGAGGCGTAACCCGTTAATCTAGATATGAAGATAGATTGTGTTTGGCTCTTTTCACGATACCCGGAAAATATTGAAGTCTTGAATAAAAAGGCTAGCAATTCTTATCATGGATCAGCCATGCGTATCCCTGGTACAAATCTAGATATGTATATTGACCGTTCAGACCATTACCGCTGCAACTGTGTAGCACTATCACTGCCTCCATCGTAGatggtcaaaaagtcataaccGTTCTCGAGGTTGAAGCTGATGAAGTGTAGGTTGACTGTGTTTCCTTCTGGgacggtgatcgtccactcacaagtcTCATCGATGTTGTAGTCACCTGGATGGTTCGGTGACGTCACATTACCTTCAGGAGGAGCCATTAGGTTCCCTCCACAGATCGCTGTCAATTTATCTGCGGAGATGATTAAATGGCATCAACCGTCCTAGATGCAGTTTTTTGACCAGATttgttaaagaccccagtaaaactatataaaggctggataatgtaaactgtAGGCTTCAGTGTGCTGCTGGCAGCcgtgcagtgcacatcagtggcgGCCTGCCTGTGACAGTTTACCAAATACAAGTCACTCTTGaacttgtgtttgaaataacaactgCAGATATTAGAAAttaaagtatggctacacatcaagaaggacacttagcccagatataaagtaatgacaacaatggcttgtgatttagtttgagacattggctggcagttatCATAGTGTgtagttctacagagccccagtctaAACTAGTTTCTTAGACTACAGGTAGACGCCTAAATCACAAGTCATATTTCTGGACACACAACTACCAAAGCTAATGTTGGAATTCCGGAAAGACTTtttttcaagttggaaatgtcTAATGCAGTTAGATATTTTCTATTACTTGCCCTGGGTAAGGAAATCTTGGTCTTTAAGCgatattcaaatatttcaaatcttTGATATAACAGTGATTGCCAATGGTGTTTTGACTGTTATCAAAAGTCATGCGACTTTCATTTCGAGGCCTTTTCTTTACATTGTAAGGTCCAATCCTCAATATTTCTTGGTGATAACATGATTTTTGAACGTTCTTGTCGTTTGTTCAATGATACCTGATTCAAGGAAAATTCTGCCAAAGTAAGgttgtacatgctgaaccaataaatagataaaataaatacCATAGCGGTAGGGACGTCCATGTttagaatatcttttttttgatTATGCATCTGCATTCATCGAATTTAGAAACACCACAGGAACCTGCGTATTACCATCGGGAATCCAGCAGTGTCATTCGTCAAACCTTACCCGCGGTCGTTCTCGAATAGCTATAAGTTACTAGTTATATACAACACGATCCCAAGTCGTATTTTGTACTTTTCGCCTTTTTCTTGAGGTTGATGGTAATCTTAGGTTTTTTTCTTCCATGATAGTGATTAATCCATCTTTATTTTGTCAGAATGTACAATGGCCAGTACaaagataaaaaaagaaaaaaaaatgcataaagaCGTACAATATGAATATTGCCAGCAGTACCATGAATAGACGCCAATGGGCCAGAACCTTGTATCTTTAATAAGTCAAGGCCGAAAtatatgccaaatttcacaccAATCCAGATACAACATCTTGGGTTATACGGCTAAACCACAAGCACCGTTGCAAACAAATCCTATTAAGAGCACGTTATATAATGGATAAAGCAAACATGCTCGCTGTGATAAAAAGCTTCATGATCACCAGTGTAGGAGAACTTGAACCCCGAAGCCGTCACTGTctcgtcagatgtaaacctcacgaACACCTGGTCAGATGAACTGATGATGGGGCTGTCTGGAAACAACGTTAAGCTGGAAATCAAAATAAACCGTTATCGGCACTGTTTATTTCATCCAGAGAGATATTTAAGGTTTGATTCCTAAAGCAAGTAATTTAAATCATGAATTGCTCTCTACTCTGTGAAAAAAATAATTCGTTCAGACTATTACCTCTGCAACACTGGAGCATTGTCACTGTCTCCATCGTAGATTGTCAAAACGTCATAACCGGTCTCGATGATGAAGCTGTCAAACGTGAGACGAACGTAGCCTCCTTCCGGCACAGTAATCGTCCACTCACAATTTTCATTGTTGCCGTAGTCATTGGGATGgttcggtgacgtcacgttaccatcagggggagccgtcaggTTACCTCCACATCTAGGAGCACTGGTCGGTGTCCCTGGATTTAAATAGGAAGCCTGCACTATAAAACCACCCGATATATTCTTTTAATTTAATATATTTAATATTAAAATATTTTAATTTTGACCAGTATTATATGCAAATCTTCCTGGGGCATTATTTTCAGCTTGTAggcagtctgggatttttataaGTTTATGTAGTAATAGGGGCCAATTCACCCCTCAAACTGCTGGGAAGGTCACAGTGGGGAGTATTTCGTTATTACGTTACCCAGGGTAAACCTGGATCCTCTTTAAGGAGATGATAAAAAATTTAATTACAATCTATCCATAGCGTCTTGTGGTCTGCTAGtcaaacgcaaacacacacatacacacacacacacacacacatacacacacacacacacacacacacacacacacacacacacacacgaacaaacaaatatagacacacaaacaaacgcacccaaaacaatatctcctgTCACGAAGGTAATAGTGATTGCCAGAGTGATGGCCCACCGTCGGAAGCCACGCCCGATCTCCATGTTGGGGTCAGCTACCAACTAAAAAAGAACAATACTGCGGTTTGTTCCTCAGTTTGCATTAGATGTAGAATCAACATTTGCCATGTCTTCTGTTTGTTACACGAACATGCGACCATGTGATtgtcagatgaaaaaaaatagcaACTATGTTTTATTTATCACCTGGGCATATCCTGCTATGCAGTAAAATGACGAACTATCTTGCACGAGATGCGTGCGAATCAAGTAGAGTCGTGCATGCGTGAGCATAGAATGCTGTATGATTTAAACCAACGATACACCAATCTGCAgcgtttaattttttttgttttctagcCCAAACAAGTTTTGATTGGTTGCTAGTACTTTTTATTTCTTAGCGTGTTCCGCGTCACAGGAAAAGGTGACCTAATGCCAATAAGAACTTACGAAAACTGTTTGTAGCCTGGGGCTACATATTTTAGCGGCACAAATGCTATAAAGCCCGACCCTGTTCATTCTACGTGATTTATGATAATCAATGTTCCCCTCGACTGTGCTTCTACAAAATTTCCACAACAATCGTTTTCCTACAAAATATTTTACCAATTTCTTTGCTTGGACTCAAAAATGAAGTTTCGTAAAGGCTAACGTAGCGCTACAAATTATAGTCCAATTTATTTAAAACGTCAGTTATCTTTAAACTGCGCAGACAGAGCCATATTTCTAAGCAATGGGAAGAAATATATGTTCTTCTAAAAAAGAATGCATGGTCTTTAAACTTTTCTCCGCCTGCATTACGACGTGCAAGTATGAATTTGTACCGAtatgaggtctatgatgaagaattgtgctatagggttacccattatcgtccacttcagtctttctccTCCTAAcgctatacttgaagaacatatATCAGAAAAAAGGCACATAAATTGTCCAACCTAGtaattgaagaaaataatgttgtgcAGTAAATTTTAACAACGCTGAGTGGTATATACAGTGCACGTGATGAACGCAAGGCAATAATGTTTTGACGTGTAAAAATGCAGCGTAGGTAAGGGGGTCGCcgggttgtatcaaaccttcctaaaactactAAAAGTTTCAAATCTCGATTCGCCACAGATAGTTTGAATATCGAAGAAAGGTTTAACGACAGCTACATTTAAAATATACTATCTACTGTGCGAGGtagaaaacatgatgaagtacgtggtgtcaaattacatatgtaatacgtcatgcatgacgcctCAAGGTAATTAtaacttgctgttactggttcaggagttctGTTGTGTTGCTAGAGGCAAACCTAATTCGTTGCTTTGTACATTGGAGAGTTATAACTAAGGAGCATACTTTTGTCGTTATTTGTTGATCATGAGAAATGGCATAATGTACCTCGACATGTATGCGCATGTTAATTAGTAGCACTATctaaccccccaccccaccccccaccccaaaaaAAACTAGGTAACTCCACCACTATTTTCAACAAATGGACATTCCAACAATTCCCGTAATTCAAAACTGAACCTTACTTGAAGAAGAACTGTAATATATTGCATAAAGTAAGCTGAAAACAAACTTACCTAGTTCCAGCGGGGACAACCCTACTCTCTCAAAAATGAACGGATGTGGTCTGAACACGCAACCTTCTTTGTCTGATAGTTTGGTTCAGCCTATCACTGAGCCTGATTTAGATGCACTCGGTAAGTTCGATGCATTCCACCCTTGAGCCACCCAATCAGCGTTTTCGTTTCTTAAACTGCACCAGCACGAGGCTTCTGGGTATCTACGAAGCTGCCTGTGAATAATTTAGTCAGGAATTGCACGAAGAACTGCGCGAGCCATCTCAACGCCCATAAAGTTCTGATTAAATTGTTTGATGGTCACATGTTTGGTGCTGAGCAATCAGAAAGGTAATCTAAGCAGCTACGAAGCTGCGCTAGAGATGAATAATTTAGTCAGGTATTTTGAAATTGTCCATATGGAAACTTTCTGGAGTCTTTTCGGCATATAGATCAATTGTTTTGAACCTAGGTGACTTCTGAACTAAAGGAAACAATGAGAAAATCGTAAAATACTTGActatgtgccattttcaaattttccctACACAAGATTAAGACAGAAAAAGCAAATTGTCGCGACAAATTCGTTGAAGAGCTGTGCAACCTATGATAACGGCAATACCATTCTAATGAAATAGTTTGACAGTGACGTGTTTTGCGCTGCACAGTCAGACAGTTGCCAGGTAGAAATCCTATTTTTAGCGAGGCTGAAGGGCAAGGGGGCCCGTAAGGGGCGCTTGAAATGTGCGTGGATTGGAACAGTGAAGGGGAAACTAACATGTTCCTTCATATGTCGGTATgttggcttgaataaagttctaaacgggaactatgcagctacagcgtcttttctaaAGATACGGCGTAGGtttgtacggttggcttgaggttgcccactactttgcCTATAATTTCTATTTTTAATTTGTCTTAAACTTTAAAAGTCtttttgtatacaaaatgttcaacaaaaagtgaagaaaatattacataaaaGACAGAAGCGCTTGAGGCAATATTCGATATTTTATTCAAAGCTCATATTTatttgaaatggcgattttcaaGTTATGATTGATTCCAGAGGGACTAGATCTAGAAGCCTTGTCCCTTCAGCCACTGATGACTGCGACGACATTGTTGTGGTCGACGTCCATCCCGGCGTTAAAGTCGGAAAGTCCACCTGAAAATACAAACAAGAACGcaacagttcagttcagttcatcctctgtgaggtgacacaaaacATCGGAAcagtatatctgcttggagattagatgttGAGAGTGGCCGCTGGATTTGGGGGgaaagaaacatgaaaatggctCCGTCCCTGAGAAGTCGCCAAAAAATCAATGTCTCCACATGTCCCTGTTGAGAATGACGGATCTGAGTGAAGAGTCCGACTCTGACAAATTGAACGTGTTCCTTTTGAATTAGTAACTGTTAACTACGTTTCTCAAGTTTAGGCTTATCCTTTTACTttcattgatatttttcataAGAAAATAGTAAAATGCAAATGATTTCATTCTATGTCTGACCACTCTGCTAATTATGTGAGACAAGATGTTGATTTAATACCATGCAGAAGATATGAGTTGATATATACATCATTTTATAAACATCATACAATGTCTTGTAGCCTTCATGGGAGTAAGGAAAGGTTGATAAAGATAATAAACTTGGGACATGTGTTAGTCATTTTAATAATTAAAGGTGATAATCATTATGTAAAGTTGATATAGATtttgaattcatttgcataattcacgaGGAGAAACTCACAACAAAGCGATTTCAAATTCTAGATATCTCACGGAGGACGGAGAATTGAATAATGGAAAGTTCTACATTGTACAACGTTAACACGGACAATTTGGAAGGAAAAATCATCACATGTGTACACACCTATGTTCAAGTCCCATCTTGCTGCCTTGTATGTGCCCGTGAAAGACGAGACGGGGCCAAACAGTCCATCAATGTATGTCAACATCCGCACAGTCTGACAGCCGCCGTTGTCACTGCCGTACGCACACGCAGGAACGCCCCCTGTCCGACCTGACAGGCGCTGCACATCTCTCACCATACCACTCTGCAAAGTCACATTGCTCTGGTCGATATGGTACGCAATCTGCGAAAATGATTAACAGGGGATAAATGT
Protein-coding regions in this window:
- the LOC136437625 gene encoding uncharacterized protein; its protein translation is MNVYVTSGKVSKPLVLVLSSYEPVNWVLHLPEGVEVHQVLLIAYHIDQSNVTLQSGMVRDVQRLSGRTGGVPACAYGSDNGGCQTVRMLTYIDGLFGPVSSFTGTYKAARWDLNIGGLSDFNAGMDVDHNNVVAVISG